The proteins below come from a single Carnobacterium divergens DSM 20623 genomic window:
- the manA gene encoding mannose-6-phosphate isomerase, class I: MNEPLFLEAVLQEKIWGGTKLKDVFGYSLQSDKVGECWAISAHPNGPSIVKNGPYKGLTLAEVWSQHSDLFGNAKGDVFPLLTKILDANDDLSVQVHPDDAYGLKHEGELGKTECWYVIDADEGAEIIYGHHAKSKEELEQMIESGQWDQLLRRIKVNKGDFFHVPSGTIHAIGAGIMILETQQSSDTTYRVYDYDRKDDQGKLRELHIQQSVDVTTIPHIDPVLHIETKNHENVEVTTYVESDFFDVYEWDITGKADFTATAPYTLVSVLAGEGKLSLVDGSSYPLTKGVHFILPNGIKQWSIDGKLQIIASTPGKENR; the protein is encoded by the coding sequence GTGAATGAACCATTATTTTTAGAAGCCGTTTTACAAGAGAAAATCTGGGGTGGAACAAAGTTAAAAGACGTTTTTGGGTATTCTTTGCAAAGCGATAAAGTTGGAGAATGCTGGGCGATCAGTGCACATCCCAATGGCCCAAGTATTGTTAAAAATGGCCCCTACAAAGGACTGACCTTAGCGGAGGTTTGGAGCCAACATAGTGATCTTTTTGGAAATGCTAAAGGGGATGTTTTCCCTTTATTAACTAAAATTTTAGATGCCAATGATGATTTATCTGTTCAAGTTCATCCAGACGATGCGTATGGGTTAAAGCATGAAGGCGAACTAGGTAAGACAGAATGCTGGTATGTAATTGATGCAGACGAAGGCGCTGAAATCATTTATGGGCATCATGCTAAAAGTAAAGAAGAATTGGAACAGATGATTGAGTCTGGACAATGGGATCAATTATTACGTCGTATTAAAGTCAATAAAGGCGATTTTTTCCATGTACCAAGTGGGACGATTCATGCAATTGGAGCAGGGATTATGATTCTTGAAACCCAACAAAGCAGTGATACCACTTACCGTGTCTATGATTATGATCGCAAAGACGATCAAGGTAAGCTACGGGAATTGCATATTCAACAATCCGTTGATGTAACGACGATTCCTCATATTGATCCAGTCTTGCATATTGAGACCAAAAATCATGAAAATGTTGAAGTAACGACTTATGTGGAATCGGATTTCTTCGATGTGTATGAGTGGGATATTACTGGAAAAGCTGATTTTACAGCAACTGCACCCTATACATTAGTGAGTGTTTTAGCAGGAGAAGGAAAGCTATCTTTAGTAGACGGCTCAAGTTATCCATTAACAAAAGGGGTTCATTTTATTTTACCGAATGGCATCAAACAGTGGAGTATTGATGGAAAATTACAAATTATTGCTTCAACTCCTGGGAAAGAAAATCGTTAA
- a CDS encoding DUF916 domain-containing protein produces MKKIVQTLLIVFILSITASKTTFATTSDNSSYSVSPIYSEHQTEGVENFFDIRWSPALTDTFYLRITNNSDEDKAYGIEVNKARTNKNGIVDYSDNTPENSASLYKITEMVQVPKEVIILANSSQEVQGTILFPKDSFNGILMAGIHVSEKNKIDAKATISNTVAYNIPLVIRGDNDERPKPEITLNKLTIQNIDGLSVELSNKGSNLLKEVKFEAKIKDKNGKILKTQKSTIDITPETEFIYPINLDSINKQEAMTLSLKLSHGNKDEWQYTKKIPKQKKDLKVQSTSINKEGKHFLWYAIGLSATILVVIYRYKKRKESRH; encoded by the coding sequence ATGAAGAAAATAGTTCAAACCCTATTAATCGTATTCATACTTTCGATTACTGCAAGTAAAACTACTTTTGCAACGACATCAGACAATAGTAGTTATTCAGTGTCGCCAATATATTCTGAACATCAAACAGAAGGCGTTGAAAATTTTTTTGATATCAGATGGTCACCCGCGTTAACAGATACTTTTTATTTAAGGATTACCAATAATTCAGATGAAGATAAAGCCTATGGAATTGAAGTTAATAAAGCGAGAACGAATAAAAATGGAATTGTTGATTATTCTGATAATACTCCAGAAAATTCAGCTAGTTTATACAAAATAACTGAAATGGTACAAGTGCCCAAGGAAGTCATAATTTTAGCAAATAGTAGTCAAGAGGTTCAAGGCACTATTTTGTTTCCAAAAGATAGTTTTAATGGAATACTTATGGCCGGAATTCATGTATCTGAAAAGAATAAAATCGACGCTAAGGCGACTATTTCTAATACTGTAGCATACAATATACCTTTAGTGATTAGAGGGGACAATGATGAAAGACCCAAACCTGAAATAACGTTGAATAAGTTAACGATACAAAATATAGATGGATTGAGTGTTGAGCTATCGAATAAAGGCTCTAATTTATTAAAAGAAGTAAAATTTGAAGCAAAAATTAAAGATAAAAATGGAAAAATTTTAAAAACACAAAAAAGTACAATTGATATCACGCCAGAAACTGAATTCATCTATCCCATCAATCTTGATTCAATTAACAAGCAAGAAGCAATGACACTAAGCCTCAAATTAAGTCATGGCAATAAAGATGAATGGCAGTATACAAAAAAAATTCCTAAACAAAAAAAAGATTTAAAAGTGCAGAGCACATCAATAAACAAGGAAGGAAAGCATTTTTTATGGTATGCAATTGGACTTTCTGCAACAATACTAGTTGTCATTTATCGTTATAAAAAAAGAAAAGAGAGTAGACATTAA
- a CDS encoding MarR family winged helix-turn-helix transcriptional regulator, whose amino-acid sequence MSELSKTLFNNFEQLMRQNHRMMGFMSMNRGGKHFSSQQRVLGILKKHNGEMTTSQLAEELDIRPSSVSELIKKLEKSGFVTRKKDEKDKRVTLIHLTESGITASEEKSDKIGDFSEIFFNSLDEEEQAELNRLLEKLLTNSKDQREEWFEHMQQRRRRPDFGGRERRRHPGHSFSDFEDQPDGMDRVDFFHHPSEFKNEEERNEFMTKFFGGKEQ is encoded by the coding sequence ATGAGTGAATTATCAAAGACATTATTTAATAATTTTGAACAATTAATGAGACAAAACCACAGAATGATGGGATTTATGAGTATGAATCGTGGAGGTAAACATTTTTCAAGTCAGCAAAGAGTTCTAGGAATATTAAAGAAACATAACGGTGAAATGACGACTAGCCAATTAGCAGAAGAATTAGATATCCGTCCATCTTCTGTTTCTGAACTGATTAAAAAATTAGAAAAATCGGGTTTTGTTACTCGTAAAAAAGATGAAAAAGATAAACGCGTGACGTTGATTCATCTTACTGAGTCAGGTATAACAGCAAGCGAAGAAAAATCGGATAAAATCGGTGATTTTAGCGAGATTTTTTTCAATAGCTTAGATGAAGAAGAACAAGCAGAATTGAATCGATTACTAGAAAAATTATTAACCAATTCTAAAGATCAACGAGAAGAATGGTTTGAACACATGCAACAAAGAAGAAGAAGACCTGATTTTGGTGGGCGAGAAAGAAGAAGACATCCAGGACATTCTTTTTCAGACTTTGAAGATCAGCCTGATGGAATGGATCGTGTTGATTTCTTTCATCATCCGTCTGAATTTAAAAATGAAGAAGAGCGAAACGAATTTATGACTAAATTTTTTGGAGGAAAAGAGCAATGA
- a CDS encoding Mur ligase family protein, with product MSIRSSFAITVGKTTRWGLHTFFKGGSSLPGVITKKLDPTVLGALAKDFEVVIVTGTNGKTLTTALTYQVLKQKYPDIITNPTGANMQQGIISTFLTHHSFKKTTHKKIAVLEVDEASLVHVTKYIKPKAILFTNVFRDQMDRFGEIYTIYRMMTDGAALAPNATIVSNGDAPIFNSVETVNPRVYFGFDHLPDGEEMAHFNTDGVLCPHCQNILHYKFITYSNLGKYYCPNCDFKRPELAYRLTEMVHTDHESSEFKIEGETFKINVGGLYNVYNALSAYSIGRIFDVPPADIRKGFELSEKVFGRQESIKVGDKEIIINLVKNPVGLNQILEMIALDPEPFSLVSVLNANYADGIDISWIWDANYEKIQDMNIQQVTASGERVEDIAIRLEVAGVPKEDLKVIPNLQDVIKDFKNAPTNRIYVLATYTAVLQLRKELANQGHVKEGM from the coding sequence GTGAGTATACGAAGCAGCTTTGCCATTACGGTGGGGAAAACGACAAGATGGGGACTCCATACCTTTTTTAAAGGTGGTAGTAGTCTACCTGGTGTGATTACAAAAAAACTAGATCCAACGGTTCTTGGCGCATTAGCGAAAGATTTTGAAGTTGTGATTGTGACTGGAACAAATGGAAAGACATTAACTACAGCTCTTACTTATCAAGTTCTAAAACAAAAATATCCAGATATTATTACAAATCCAACAGGTGCAAATATGCAGCAGGGAATTATTTCGACTTTTCTAACCCACCACTCTTTTAAAAAGACAACACATAAAAAAATTGCCGTTTTAGAGGTAGATGAAGCTAGTTTAGTTCATGTAACTAAGTATATTAAGCCAAAGGCGATTCTATTTACGAATGTTTTTCGCGATCAAATGGATCGTTTTGGAGAAATTTATACCATTTATCGGATGATGACGGATGGTGCAGCTCTTGCACCAAATGCAACCATTGTGAGCAATGGTGATGCGCCTATTTTTAATTCGGTAGAAACAGTCAATCCTCGGGTTTATTTTGGCTTTGACCATTTGCCTGATGGTGAAGAAATGGCTCATTTCAATACAGATGGCGTCCTTTGTCCTCATTGTCAAAATATTTTACATTATAAATTTATAACCTACAGTAATTTAGGGAAATATTATTGTCCAAATTGTGACTTTAAACGTCCTGAACTTGCTTATCGTTTAACTGAAATGGTGCATACCGATCATGAATCATCTGAATTTAAAATTGAGGGTGAAACGTTTAAAATCAATGTCGGTGGCTTATATAATGTTTACAATGCATTATCTGCTTACTCTATTGGTCGCATTTTCGATGTTCCTCCTGCAGATATCCGCAAGGGGTTTGAACTATCCGAAAAAGTTTTCGGGCGACAAGAAAGTATCAAAGTTGGCGATAAAGAAATCATTATCAATTTAGTTAAAAATCCTGTTGGCTTAAATCAAATTTTAGAAATGATTGCGCTAGATCCTGAGCCTTTTTCACTCGTTTCAGTACTCAATGCAAATTATGCAGATGGGATTGACATTAGTTGGATTTGGGATGCTAATTATGAAAAAATTCAAGACATGAACATTCAACAAGTAACTGCTAGTGGTGAACGTGTTGAAGATATTGCGATTCGTTTAGAAGTTGCAGGTGTTCCAAAAGAAGACTTGAAGGTTATTCCTAATTTACAAGACGTGATTAAGGACTTCAAAAATGCACCGACTAATCGTATTTACGTGTTAGCAACTTATACAGCTGTTTTACAATTACGCAAAGAATTAGCCAACCAAGGGCATGTAAAGGAAGGGATGTAA
- a CDS encoding serine hydrolase domain-containing protein — protein sequence MYPKTRAMIHSLIEDKTIPGANYQFITKEGIESYSEGLAAVFPQSEPIKSDLLYDVASLTKVMMTTTVILQLWETGQLKLTDPVKVYLLTFSEPKVTIQHLLTHTSALQGFIPNRDQLNQVELKEALLHLPIGEGFEKEAVYTDSGMILLGFIIEAILKDDLVAIFNQRIIQPLDLKNTTFSPRDPMMCAPTENHQIRGLIRGVVHDPKALVLGEHCGSAGLFSNLQDVSRFSQMLLNRGTIDGVEILKEETVTALIQDWTPSGTLHRSLGWDLFSSIDGTDKTRYLFHSGFTGTFILLDLAAVEGFVFLSNRIHPINDNPHYLKRRNEVLQAYFHEKEAR from the coding sequence ATGTATCCTAAAACACGTGCAATGATCCATTCCTTAATCGAAGATAAAACCATTCCAGGAGCAAACTATCAATTTATCACAAAGGAAGGTATTGAAAGCTATTCAGAAGGATTGGCTGCTGTTTTTCCACAGAGTGAACCAATTAAAAGCGACTTGCTTTATGATGTAGCGTCCTTAACGAAAGTCATGATGACAACGACAGTGATTTTACAATTGTGGGAAACAGGACAATTAAAATTAACTGATCCTGTTAAGGTCTATCTGCTGACCTTTAGTGAACCGAAAGTTACGATTCAACACCTATTGACTCATACATCAGCTTTACAAGGGTTTATTCCAAATCGAGATCAATTAAATCAAGTAGAATTAAAAGAAGCTTTGTTGCATTTACCGATTGGCGAAGGATTTGAAAAAGAGGCAGTTTATACGGATTCTGGAATGATTTTACTCGGGTTTATTATTGAAGCTATTTTAAAAGATGATTTAGTCGCTATTTTCAATCAGAGAATTATCCAACCGTTAGATTTAAAAAATACCACCTTTAGCCCACGTGATCCAATGATGTGTGCACCAACTGAAAACCATCAAATCCGAGGTTTAATCCGAGGTGTGGTGCATGATCCAAAAGCCTTAGTTTTAGGTGAACACTGTGGTAGCGCCGGCCTTTTTTCAAATTTACAAGACGTGAGTCGCTTTAGTCAAATGCTGTTAAATCGTGGAACGATAGATGGGGTTGAAATTTTAAAAGAAGAAACCGTAACAGCTTTAATTCAGGATTGGACGCCTTCTGGCACCTTGCATCGTTCGTTAGGTTGGGATTTGTTTAGTTCCATTGATGGTACGGATAAAACCCGCTACTTATTTCATTCTGGATTTACAGGAACCTTTATTTTATTAGATTTAGCAGCGGTAGAAGGCTTCGTCTTTTTATCTAACCGTATTCATCCAATTAATGACAATCCTCACTATTTGAAACGTCGAAATGAAGTCTTACAAGCCTACTTCCATGAAAAAGAAGCAAGATAA
- a CDS encoding lytic polysaccharide monooxygenase, with product MKKTTRFTLIKAGILSAALGGLLVASPQNSYAHGYVEQPASRGYQGKLESSILGWSAAIEKYGNVITGPQSLEAPKGYPFAGPADGKIASADGGGGQIGDFVMDKQSSDRWIKQEMKGGLNTFKWTFTANHKTTKWHYYITKKGWNQNAPLTRATFEPIGIVEHDGSLSSNNPTHKINVPTDRNGYNVILAVWDVADTGNAFYNVIDVNLKNDNTGETEKDAPNAPTQLKAINVTNKTVQLAWAAPTNVDVKEYNMYRNDKKIGTIGGTSFKDSTVAENSSYHYQVEAVGFDGQLSQKSDVLSVKTDNTPKEDTENPSIPQSIHSMETTADSIDLMWHDSIHLIGIKEYHIYRDGVKVGTTTGTRMVDSNLQASTEYRYTVKAVSVGGNVSGESTPFIVKTKDTSTDYRSWEVGSLTKPLSYKVGEKIFYKGKNYVVVLAHINYGDTNWAPDKAVNLFKEVKSYRVWKLGALTKPEAYKIGEKVSLNEKIYEVTNAHNNYGDSNWAPDKAASLFKVVK from the coding sequence ATGAAAAAAACAACACGATTTACTTTAATAAAAGCCGGAATTTTATCAGCTGCACTGGGAGGTCTATTAGTAGCATCACCACAAAATAGCTATGCTCATGGTTATGTTGAACAGCCTGCTAGTCGTGGTTATCAAGGAAAACTAGAAAGCTCCATTCTTGGTTGGTCAGCAGCAATAGAAAAATACGGCAATGTGATCACAGGACCACAATCACTTGAAGCACCCAAAGGATATCCGTTTGCCGGACCAGCTGATGGAAAGATCGCTTCAGCTGATGGAGGAGGTGGCCAAATTGGCGATTTTGTGATGGATAAACAAAGTTCTGATCGTTGGATTAAGCAAGAAATGAAAGGTGGTTTAAACACTTTCAAATGGACTTTTACAGCCAACCATAAAACAACAAAATGGCATTACTATATAACGAAAAAAGGTTGGAATCAAAATGCTCCATTAACTCGCGCAACATTTGAGCCAATAGGAATCGTTGAACATGATGGTTCATTATCATCAAATAATCCAACACATAAAATTAATGTCCCAACGGATCGCAATGGGTACAACGTGATTTTAGCAGTTTGGGATGTAGCAGATACAGGAAACGCCTTTTACAATGTAATCGATGTAAATTTAAAGAATGACAACACAGGCGAAACAGAAAAAGACGCACCAAATGCACCCACTCAATTAAAAGCCATTAATGTAACCAATAAAACTGTTCAATTAGCCTGGGCAGCACCAACAAATGTGGATGTAAAAGAATACAATATGTATCGCAATGATAAAAAAATAGGAACTATTGGAGGCACTTCGTTCAAAGATTCAACAGTTGCAGAAAATAGCTCATATCATTATCAAGTAGAAGCAGTTGGATTTGATGGTCAATTATCACAAAAATCAGATGTATTATCAGTAAAAACAGATAACACACCAAAAGAAGATACAGAAAATCCCTCAATTCCGCAATCCATTCATTCAATGGAAACCACAGCTGACTCCATTGATTTAATGTGGCATGATTCCATTCATCTAATCGGAATCAAAGAATATCATATTTACCGAGATGGTGTTAAAGTTGGAACCACAACTGGAACTAGAATGGTAGACAGTAATTTACAAGCTTCTACAGAGTACCGCTACACAGTTAAAGCCGTCAGTGTTGGAGGAAATGTATCTGGAGAAAGCACCCCATTTATAGTTAAAACAAAAGATACGTCAACTGATTATCGTTCTTGGGAAGTAGGCTCTTTAACAAAACCACTTTCTTATAAAGTTGGGGAAAAAATTTTTTATAAAGGAAAGAATTATGTTGTAGTGCTTGCTCATATTAATTACGGCGATACAAACTGGGCACCAGATAAAGCAGTAAATCTATTCAAAGAAGTAAAAAGTTACCGTGTTTGGAAGCTAGGGGCACTTACAAAACCTGAAGCTTATAAAATTGGAGAGAAAGTTTCTCTCAATGAAAAAATTTATGAAGTAACCAATGCACATAACAACTATGGTGATTCCAACTGGGCACCAGATAAGGCTGCTAGTCTTTTTAAAGTTGTAAAATAA
- a CDS encoding type 1 glutamine amidotransferase — protein MYNLKVCHLYGNLLNTYGDNGNLLMLNHRAKQKGIQLDIEVISLKEAFDPAKYDIVFFGGGQDYEQLIVSKDIQDKKEALTQYIENDGVTVAICGGYQLLGHYYMDASGNKIDGIGALDHYTLSQDNSRFIGDIVIKNEEFGETYVGFENHNGMTFLGKDEKPLGIVQKGKGNNGNDQTEGAIYKQTYCSYFHGPLLVKNTVLTDRVLKAAMKNRYPEIELAD, from the coding sequence ATGTACAACTTAAAAGTCTGCCATCTCTATGGAAATCTTTTAAACACCTATGGAGATAATGGCAACCTCTTGATGCTAAATCATCGGGCAAAACAAAAAGGCATCCAACTGGATATTGAAGTTATCAGCTTAAAAGAAGCGTTTGATCCAGCTAAATATGACATCGTCTTTTTTGGTGGCGGTCAAGATTATGAGCAATTAATTGTTTCAAAAGACATTCAAGATAAAAAAGAAGCCTTAACTCAATATATCGAAAATGACGGCGTTACGGTTGCCATTTGTGGTGGCTATCAATTACTTGGTCATTACTATATGGATGCCAGTGGCAATAAAATCGATGGAATTGGTGCGTTAGATCACTATACTTTGAGCCAAGACAACAGTCGCTTTATTGGGGACATTGTCATTAAAAATGAAGAATTTGGTGAAACCTATGTTGGTTTTGAAAATCATAATGGTATGACCTTCCTTGGTAAAGACGAAAAACCGTTAGGAATAGTCCAAAAAGGCAAGGGAAACAATGGAAACGATCAAACTGAAGGCGCGATTTATAAACAAACCTATTGTTCTTATTTCCACGGACCATTGCTTGTAAAAAATACTGTTTTAACGGATCGTGTGTTAAAAGCGGCAATGAAGAATCGCTATCCAGAGATTGAATTAGCGGATTAA
- a CDS encoding class I SAM-dependent DNA methyltransferase has product MGNIHVFEKMAANYENEERIKIAKIIAETIQKQLPKGKEQTAIDYGCGTGLVGMELLSDFKSIQFVDASKNMIAMVEQKINDKHLSNATTLCVDGEVDPSVALHGDCIFLVQVLLHIPTIETLLSNLYRALNGNGQLLIIDFDYNEAVVSDKVHSGFKQQELIQTMKKIGFTNLKARTFYHGNQLFMNQEASLFILEATKK; this is encoded by the coding sequence ATGGGAAATATTCACGTATTTGAAAAAATGGCGGCAAATTATGAAAATGAAGAGCGAATAAAAATTGCTAAAATAATTGCGGAAACCATTCAGAAACAGCTACCTAAAGGAAAAGAACAAACAGCAATTGATTACGGATGTGGAACGGGACTTGTAGGTATGGAGTTGTTAAGTGACTTTAAATCTATCCAATTTGTGGACGCTTCAAAAAACATGATTGCAATGGTTGAACAAAAAATCAACGACAAACACCTATCAAATGCAACGACCCTTTGTGTAGACGGTGAAGTAGATCCATCAGTTGCGTTACATGGAGATTGTATTTTTTTAGTTCAAGTCTTGCTCCATATTCCAACGATTGAAACGTTGCTTTCGAATTTGTATCGCGCCCTTAATGGAAATGGACAGTTGTTAATCATTGATTTTGATTATAATGAAGCAGTGGTTTCGGATAAAGTTCATTCAGGTTTTAAACAGCAGGAATTGATTCAAACAATGAAAAAAATCGGTTTTACAAATCTAAAAGCAAGAACATTTTATCATGGAAATCAGTTGTTTATGAATCAAGAGGCCTCTTTATTTATCCTAGAGGCGACTAAGAAATAA
- a CDS encoding ABC transporter ATP-binding protein codes for MREVPESEEEIIVTKGEHYSWKAFFKLIRNTQPRKSLLVFGLILSTITTLAGLAVPLLTKNLIDGFSMASISVGLIALIIGAFIFQALISSIGSFMLGYVGEEIVAKLRKQVWNKLITLKVQYYENTKTGETVSRLINDTTTVKMLVADQFPSFITSIISMVGALIILTIMDWRMMLMIFISVPIVMLVLMPVGRMMHKIAKKLQKETAAFTGITSQTLSEIRLVKASNGETVEKEHGEDGIKKLFNIGVSEAKVQSVIGPIMILVMMSIFVGILTYGALRVADGSLSNGTLIAFLLYLVQIIAPAAQFAQFFSQLQKTKGSTERLSEILAMEAEDFTVGEAVDVTGKEIKVEDVSFAYDEAHPILKNISFVAKPNTVVAFAGPSGGGKSTIFSLLERFYEPQAGEMSIGNHNLKEVSLYSWRSQIGYVAQESAILSGTIRDNLGYGINKAFSDEELWHVLELAYARQFVSEMPHGLDTEVGERGVKLSGGQRQRLAIARAFLRDPKILMLDEATASLDSESEEMVQKALTNLMNGRTTLIIAHRLSTIVHADKILFIEHGEVTGEGTHQELVETHELYHRYVKEQFKQ; via the coding sequence ATGAGAGAAGTACCAGAAAGTGAAGAAGAAATAATTGTAACAAAGGGCGAACATTATTCGTGGAAAGCATTCTTTAAATTAATTCGCAATACACAGCCTAGAAAAAGTCTTCTGGTTTTTGGATTGATTTTAAGCACGATTACAACCTTAGCGGGATTAGCAGTTCCATTATTAACTAAAAACTTAATAGATGGCTTTAGTATGGCTAGCATTTCGGTAGGCCTGATTGCCTTAATTATCGGAGCCTTCATTTTTCAAGCCTTAATCAGTAGCATAGGCTCATTTATGTTAGGTTACGTTGGGGAAGAAATCGTAGCAAAATTAAGAAAACAAGTTTGGAATAAATTAATCACCTTAAAAGTTCAGTATTACGAAAATACCAAAACGGGGGAAACGGTAAGCCGATTGATTAACGATACAACAACCGTAAAAATGTTGGTAGCAGATCAATTTCCAAGCTTTATTACAAGTATCATCTCAATGGTGGGTGCCTTAATTATCTTAACGATTATGGATTGGCGTATGATGCTGATGATTTTTATTTCGGTACCTATTGTGATGCTAGTTCTAATGCCTGTAGGTCGCATGATGCATAAAATTGCCAAAAAATTGCAAAAAGAAACCGCTGCTTTCACTGGAATTACAAGTCAAACGTTATCTGAAATTCGTTTAGTAAAAGCTTCAAATGGAGAAACGGTTGAGAAAGAACACGGTGAAGACGGAATAAAAAAATTATTTAATATCGGAGTCTCAGAAGCTAAAGTTCAATCAGTGATTGGCCCAATTATGATTTTAGTGATGATGAGTATTTTTGTAGGGATTTTAACTTACGGAGCATTAAGAGTAGCAGATGGAAGCTTATCGAATGGAACCTTGATTGCCTTTTTACTTTATTTAGTTCAAATTATCGCTCCAGCTGCTCAATTTGCCCAATTTTTCTCACAACTACAAAAAACAAAAGGCTCAACAGAACGTCTTTCAGAAATTTTAGCAATGGAAGCAGAAGATTTTACTGTTGGCGAAGCTGTTGATGTGACGGGGAAAGAAATTAAAGTAGAGGATGTTTCGTTTGCTTATGATGAGGCACACCCTATTTTAAAAAATATTTCCTTTGTAGCAAAACCGAACACAGTAGTGGCCTTTGCAGGTCCAAGTGGTGGAGGGAAATCAACAATTTTTTCTTTATTGGAACGTTTCTATGAGCCACAAGCGGGTGAAATGTCAATTGGAAACCATAACTTGAAAGAAGTGTCGTTGTATTCATGGCGCTCTCAAATTGGCTATGTGGCGCAAGAAAGTGCCATTCTATCAGGAACAATACGGGATAACTTAGGCTATGGCATCAACAAAGCATTTTCTGACGAAGAATTATGGCACGTATTGGAACTCGCTTATGCTCGTCAATTCGTTTCAGAAATGCCACATGGATTAGACACAGAAGTTGGCGAACGAGGGGTTAAGCTATCTGGTGGGCAACGTCAACGGTTGGCGATTGCAAGAGCCTTTTTACGTGATCCTAAGATTTTGATGTTAGATGAAGCAACAGCTAGTTTAGATAGTGAATCAGAAGAAATGGTACAAAAAGCGTTGACAAACCTAATGAATGGAAGAACAACCTTGATTATTGCCCATCGCCTTTCAACTATTGTTCATGCAGATAAAATTTTATTTATTGAGCACGGTGAGGTAACCGGTGAAGGGACACATCAAGAATTAGTTGAAACACATGAATTATACCATCGATACGTTAAAGAACAATTTAAACAATAA